The genomic DNA aaaaaatttgaAGAGATTTATCGTCACGCAATCGCTAAGAATTTACCATGAATCATAACTAACTGACATGTAGGGCAGAAGCTatctatttaaaattatttccacATAAATTAAGATTTTATTTCCCGTCATTACACCCATAGCCTGGAAAGAATAACAATTTAGTACAAAGTAAGCTTTAAATtagtttggaagaaaaaacaatgtggtaaatcattaaaaattgCTTACATGAGAAAATCAATCTATAGATCAATAAACAGTTTAACATTCCAGATAGTGGACTATAaatcaatataataaaaacGTGACCAAAGAACTAATgcaaaaatatacaaaaatatATACCAACGAAGATGTAAAACTTTACTTCAAATTAGCAGTGAAgtaaaactacaaaaaagagaCAGGAAATACATATTATGGAATTATTGGATCacgggaaaaaagggatagTGGAATAATGCAAGCCCGACGTGTTACTTTGCattcatataatggaatcttgcaaACATTGAAGAGAGATTTACAAAGCGACTATGGAGAATTGTCTGCCGATTGTTTGACCCAATCCTATTAACCTgtaaaaaatttaattgcgattaatttttttttacattgcagtaaaattgcatttttttctttaatgctagcaagattccattatagGATTGCAAAGTTTCAACACCGGTTTGTAATATTCCACTATCCGATTGGAATATTCTTTAAAGTTTTGTTATGTTCTATTTAAAGGACCAAAATATTGTAATGTATAATATTGTACGGGCGAAAACAGCGtcaatcttcacacggcagggccggtgttcaaatcccatccagaccgcgccttctcgtacgcaggacttCCTATTCAGCTACGGGTGTAACCAAGTCACATCCaaccagcaatggcaggcccaGATCTCTCACATTGAGTTATTcggtaaaacaaaaagaataGAAAACTATTACCGGAACAGCAAAAACCGgaaaattctttaaaaaaataatacaacgaaacgaaaaataagTTAGTAAGAacatacaggggttttcatcCATTCTCTTTgtaggctccttagatgaaatggtaaAGAAAGCTAGTTGACATGGAAACTGCTTCAGATAACGGGGTAATCAATTTCCTTTCATTGTAAAGCTACCAGAAGTTCATCTAATGAAgtttcatctaaggagcctacAAAAGGTATGGATACAATATCAACTGAAATATcacggcaaagaaaaaataatgttgaataaaaaaaggaaatgcgaATAACGtataaacaaaaactaaattaatgtataattaagaaaaagggaaaatgaatAACTAATCCAATGCCCCATTTCGCATATGAAACCCAGAACAAGTACAAAACATCAACGCCACCAGCAGCTTTACATTCATCGTTTGTTTTGtcattatttgtttattaGTCAGTTTATGATAAGATTCCTTATACAACATTCTTTCTCGCcacatttctctcttttgTTGTGGTGAGCGTGTCCTTTTCTCGATGTGTGGATGATGGGGGATGTTTGGGGGCGGGGGTGTGGTTTCGGCATAATGTATATACGACCTGTTAGCTGGTGTTGGTATCGGTTAGTGTTAGTATGCGAGTGTCTGTAGTGTGGTAATTTTCATTCCTTATCCTTCCTTCACAATTCCTGCGCTTTTGTTTAGTATTAACagtgtgtgcttttgtgtatcttttttttcttctttttttccatcatgtgttgtttgtttttgtctctTTAATCCATCCCTTtatcatcccccccccccctccacacTGTGCTCTTCTTCAACCGCGACACTCAGTCAGTTTTCCTATCAGTAATggtaggtgtgtttgtgtgttgttgtctTTTAGTTATGTTTGCGTTGCGTTTccttttggttgttgtttttttttcttcatttttttacttttctttttttttacataaatatcaataaataaataacattaaTATTTCTGTTACCCCCGTTTAtgtgttctgttttcttcttttgttttttttcctatttttccttatcgtgcttttttgttgctgttgttctgtttgttttcccaCTGCAACTGTAACATGTATTAgggtttgtatgtgtgtgtgtgtggttttttttcacttgttgtttttgcttgtgttttgttttagtttacaTACGTTTTATTTAGACGGtatatttttgcttttgtatTCACTACAACGGGGCACGGTCACGTCCTAGAAAACGAAAGCCTAGCACGACACGGCAACTGCTTTACGTCTTCCTTACCTTATGTCTTGCTAAGcgtccttttctttttctgtctTATGTAttgttttcgtgtgtgtgtgtgtgtgtgtattgtttttgggtgtgtgtgtgtgtttttgtgtttcttttacAATGTTCCACTAAATCATTATATGTACACATAGGTCATTAAAGCATGTTTCACCTTCCACTTGGATCCGTGTTCTTGTCATGTTTTCTGTCACCCTTCCTTCCATTCTTCCTACATCACTTACacttgttttatttatgtgtatatatatatagttttgttttgctgttgtttgttttccttttttcttgttttgttttaaactttCTCCTATTGTATTCCTATCTGTTCTTTTACACACTTCCATTtatcggtttgtttgtttggttagcTTACACGAACAGGTTAGTATCATTACGGTTCACTTACATCTTAACTCTGGTTTCGTTTTCGCTCTCATTCATCCTCTGTCTCTGTGTATGTTTTATCTACTCAATTCTCAATGGCGCCCGATGGCTCTATCGTTAGGATACCTTGTTAGTGTTGTCTGGGTTTTGTTTGGCTAtatgttgtttgcttttgttttttcttcgattttctttccctttttcaagttttgtgttttgttttgtctgggACAAGTTTTGTTCcatgtttttcctctttcaGCTCACAACTTccatttttcattaattttgtttcatctAAATTACTTGAGAGAGATACATTACATGTTCTCCCATCGTTTTCTGGCCCgtattggttttttttatatcttcttctaatatataaaaataaataaaagtttacTTTCAcggttttttctctctctttcttttgtttcttctgtgtgtgtgtgtatttgtgtttgtgtataatatatatatttatacttTCTTCAAAGTTTCCAAACACTTTGcaatagcatttttttcttttgccattttttttcatttggttgtgtgtgtgtgtgttttatccTTAACAAATCACGGCTGCAATCAGTTCGCTGTTTGGACTACTAAAATGATCAAAATGTCACACTCGcttcgccatcatcatctcgcTGGTCGCTGTTTCCTTCAGAAGGACCACAGGCTGGGAAGAAAggccacacatacacaatgtGCCATGCTGTATGGGTGtaccttttatttttttgcctaATTTACCTCGTTTGCTACTACGAAGAACAGAAttgaaaagtaaatatttcttttggcgaaattaaaattaaccaATCGCGTGTTCAAAGAGCACGGTGTATATAGTGTTCGattatatatatgtgtgtgtgtaagtgtcaCTTGCTTTATTGGCCTAATGCCACCACTAGTCCTGCTTTACGGAGTACGAAAAAAGCGGCTTTCCAATTCTGAAGCATTTTCACAAGAAGACAGGCGCGTCCTCCCTTTCTGAGAGGTTCAACTTGGAACAGGGGAATGGGGAGGATGGGAACACTGGCAGGGGGACCGGGACACAGTACAAAGTATTTAGTAACACTCACAATTTACATCCATATTTTTCTGCGGGGAAGTTCTGCCTTACTTCATTGATCCTGCAGGTAGTGCCATTAATGTTAATATtcatttaatatttcattcctGTCCTatccgctctctctctctctctctggttcCTCAATATCTCTTCTTGCCTATCTTGAGCCACTTAATAACACTTAACACGcacttatacacacacacatgcacatgcaCACGCACAATCCCGAAAGGGCAAAGGGTTTATCCTTCCTTGATCGAAGCATTATCGAACACCTCAATCATCGGTAGTAGTAGACTTATCTGTTGTATACATTAAAAAACATGTCTCATTCACACATAATgcatcgctctctctctctctccttcttttCATATTCTATTTTaatagctgtgtgtgtgtatgtgtgtgtgttttgttttgtttatgctttacttttatttatttaactgtCTCCCCTGCCCTCCCTTTTCTCGGGACGCAACGTCCTACTAAGTCGGCATACACTATCCGGTATCCGGTAATGGCGGGATGACACGACTTTACAAACTGATTATCCTGTACAATTCTATCAAAATTAATCTGCAACGTTTCTTCGTGTGTACAAAGGTTACCATTTAGTTTaggttttcttctattttcttctttctcttcgtCCCTTGTCCTAACTTGGACATTTCTACTTGTTatgttcatttttgtttttgctttgctgtttgtttactGTTGAGctcggttttgttgttgagctCGGCCTGTGAGCACATGCAATGTTTTGCTAATTTTGGCATCAGAGAATTCATTTCCGTTTTGCTAGTCATCTGTACTGGCTAGCGTATATTGTAATGTtgtgtttggggttttttttacttacttttctagccaaacaaaaaaagaaattaaatctGACAGTTGTTTGACACTTCAGCTTAGTGCACCAATACGATGGTGGTAGTATGAAGTCTGCATGGGCGCCATTTTGTCCTCAAAACAGGGACACATTCGAATATTtcgatgaacaaaaaaaaacaaccatggCGTCCTggagaattatttttttctcctacaTTCACCTCAACTCAAAGCCTCATCTCATCCTATTGTTTTCGccccatttttttcttattttgcttCTACATTCTCACTAACCAGTTTCTCGTGATGGGTTTATTATCCAAAAAACGCTAGGGataattttaatcatttcAAATAGAATTAACAATACCCTgctcacacaaaacaaatgtcGACACAACTGTCCTACCTGCTACACCGCGACAACGCCCGAAACCGTTCACGAAAACACAGATCCAGACGTAACAATCTTAACATGGATTAATTTCttacgcacaaacacaaaatcgCTTAATTTGGTTCTCTGCTGCTAACTGATCACAACCCTCGACTGTCGGCAAACGTAACAATTTCGAGCCACGTTAggcctttttgttttggttttcttttgcattaCACGAGAAACAAAACCGTTTTGAGCAAGTCGGTTTAaattttcgattgtttgtttaatCAGCTACTTAGCATATTTAATTTCTACTAGCTTAATAAAGCAAAGGAAGGAGATCTGTTTTGCTAAAGAAAAACCACGCGTTAGGGAAGGTGGCAAGTAGCGAAACTCAACTTTAAAATGCTTACGAAAAATGCCAACAAATAGTTTACCGGAtttggtacaaaaaaaaaacagtaaaggAATTGGAGTACACCCAGTggggtttttcagtttttctCCTTCCACAAGTGTCCTTCTTCTTGGTGTGAATTAGTCGTTGTTAAAACACGGGATAAGCTCGTCCCTAGCTAATGTGGCGAGATGTATCTACCAACACTTCTCCCATAGccaattttccttcccttttttatttgtttaacaaAATCTCTACAAATTTTTGACCCTCGGTAGACGCTCGATCTGTCAAAAAacccgtttttttctctcaatcAAGTGTTTAAGTGTGCGTTACTACGATCGCCAGGTCATAAAACCGCGTGTTgccatgtttaaaacaatgtaCTCGGTTCGAACCATAACAACCATTAGTCGTAGATTACTGAGATTGTTATAGCAAATAAAATCGCTTACTGTTTAAAACATGCCAACAAGTGTCATACGTCCCGAGCAACACTGTAGTAGCGCAACGAAACGTGCAGCTTAGTAGCTTGGTACTTAATCGAGCTTTCATTTTGACACTTCCTACCGTCAATACGTTTACATTATGATGCTTCAGGGTTTCGACGTGGATGTTGTGTTATGCGTGTAAGCTTGTTGCTTTATTTAATCCTACACAACCACccattcgcacacacacacacgcacatacgtGTGCTGCCACCTTTAGACATTTACTAGCTCCCATTGGCTCTTCCTTACGGTATTtgggtttggtttgttttggtttaaccattttttgttcCACTCGGTGGACTAATATGGACAAAGAAAACCAAGTGTTGTGTAACATTGAATATTTCTTGCTGACACCTTCGATGTCTGCCCTTCTATCTgtgacttttgttttttataaatatattctaatcttgttttcttatttttctctcctccGTCCTCCTTTCTATCAACTGTGCGTTTCTATTGTATTACGCACATATGTATATGTACAAATAATGCATAatttgtatgtgtttgtgagttgtgtgtgtgtgtgttttttgttaccCATTTCTTTAATATAGTAGtacatatgtatatatatatatatttatattgaTTTTCGTTACGAAATACTTCTTCAAATTAGTGGCCAATGAATGTCCACCAATGATACTTTATAtaggtgtgtgtatgtgtgtgtgtgtgttttgttactGTTGTAGAAATTATGTGTTTCCCTCAGCAAAACAAGCGAGTTCCTACATCGCGCCGGAACAGCCTTTAACAGCTAATCTCGGAATGGTTTTCCGGGCTGATGTAACGCTCACTGAACGTTTGGATCGTAAATGGTGCCGCCTGTCGGGAAGGATCCTGACCGCCACCGACCGATCCTTTATCGCCTCCACCATTACCACCACCATTGCTACCACCGTGCCCATGTCCGTGGTGACCGTTGGCGTTGTGATTGCCACCATTGCCACCACCAGTACCACCGTTGATGCCACCATTACCCGTCGGTCCGTTGCTGTATCCCGGTATGGTTGTCATCACCATCCCACCGGTACCGCTGAGCTTATCCACAATGACTCCATGATCGccatggttgttgttgttgttgttgtggttgccaTGGCTGTGGTTCGATCCATTCCCGTTCGCGTTGCTCATCATGCGGATGTTCGCATAGGACGTACCGACCACATGGTTCTGCTGCATGCTGAGTGCCGCCGGGTCGAGCGTTATCGGTGGCGGTATACTACTGAGCAGCTTCGCCGTTTCTATCGGAGACTCAACCATCGCCGGCCCGTGGCTGTGACCGTTCCCGTTCGTCATCGATCCACCATTCGTTTGGCCAGGCGATGGCCCGTCGCCAAGCTCACTGATTGGATTGCTGAACGAGATGGGCGGTTGTATGGCGGTCGGGGTTTGTTGCGGAGTGTCGAGGGAAATCAGCTTATCAGCTACATCCGGTACCGGTGGTATCATCGTAGGACCGTTCGGTGGAAGGACTGCTTCGGCCGGATCAAGTACGGGCGGAGGTGGAAGGGGAACACCGGCCGGACAAGCCTGTCCCGGGTGTTTGCGTATGAAGGACGTTTCCCAGCAGGCGCCATCGGTGACGGTTGTcagtggttgctgctgtggaGCACCATGTCCGACCAGTGCGTTCGACACCACCACCGTATGTCCGTTAACGATGCGCGGAGAGGCGTTCTTCGGTGGCGTACAGGTCATCAGCGTGTCCGGAATAGTGACGCCGGTCGCTTCGCTCAGCAAACGTTCCGCAACGGACCGGGGACCGGGGAGTGGTATCAGATAGTCGGAGGAGTTGGGCACCTGCAGACAGAAGTCATCGTTTCCGGGTGGACGCATTATCGTCGTATCGCGCTCATTTGACGGTGGTCGGAAAAAGCTCGGCAATGGGGCATTCATCACTTCCGGATCCTGCGTACACGTCGTTAGCCGTTCGAGCAGGTTCGAGAACGACGGACGTTCCTCCGGCGTTGGATTCCAACAGTCGGCCATGATACGGTACACGGCCATCGGGCAACCTTGCGGAGCATCAAGTCTTCCGCCGCCCGTTACCAGCTGCATCACATCCCGGTTGGGCAAACCGGTGTACGGCATCAGACCAAGGCTGAACACTTCCCACAGCAACACGCCAAACGACCAGACGTCTGTCTTGGAGGTGAAGATACCGTCCAGGAACGCTTCCGGAGGCATCCACTTGATCGGGAGCATCGCTTTACCGCCCTTGCGGTAGTAGTCCGAGCGGTAAATGTCACGTGCCATACCAAAGTCAGCTATCTTCACCACCCGACCAGGACCTTTGCTGCTGAGCAGACAGTTCCGGGCGGCTATGTCACGGTGGATGAAACGCTTGCTCTCCATGTACCGGCAGCCCTTGGCGACGTCCAGCGCACAGAAGATTAGATCTTTCATCGTGAGCGGTGACGGACGTTCCTGTTGTGGGGGAATGCGGATAAAACAAGATCGTTTGAATAGGTGACAACATGGAGGATAGCGGCCTAGAAGTACATACCGGCTTATTACGACCTTCCCGAAGGAAGTTTTTCAGATCACCTCCAGCCAAAAGTTCGAGCACAATGAATCTGTGGAGGAGATTTAAACAAATGCTGTACGGTCCTTTCGGGATGTCATGGTTAACAAATCCTCCTTACCTTGGATGGCGATCGAAGCAGACACCTATCAGATGCACAATGTTCGGATGGTTGAACTTTGCCATAATGGCCGCCTCCATCAGGAAATCGGACTCTGCCTGGCCGGTCGACATTTCGGGCAACGTTTTCACCGCTACGGGCATCTCCACTGCGTCACCATCGCGATGACGGTAGAGACCTTGGTACACCTCACCGAAAGCCCCTTGCCCAAGAGCTCTAAGCATGGGAAGAGAATGCACAAGAGACACATTCCGTTAGTTTTGAGCCTTTTACGTTCAAGTACTCGGTAGGACACTTACTTCACCAAGCGCAAACTTTCACGAGCTACCTGTGGCAGACTCTTCACATCCACATTCCCGTTCAGGATGCCATCACAACCATAGTTCGGATTGAAGTTGGTCAGTGCCGAATCGTCGGCCGTACTGCGCAGCCGGCTTAGCTGCAGGTCCTGCTCCAGCAGCATCTTATGCCGCAGAGCCGCCTGACGCTTTCTTTGGTAACGATTATCTGTGGGCGGGAAGAGAATTATTGTACAAGGTCAGAACTTCCGGTGTCGTATCTTCTGGTGAAGGCAATACTTACAAAGTATCAGTATAAGACTGGCCAGTGCGGCACAGAGTACGagcacgacgacgacaaaGAACATTATAAGGTACTTCATCTCCACCGTTTCCGTCGGCACTGGAATGAAGGTGGAAGCTAAATTAGATCTcagcatcggacagacgaagCGGccacaaaacaaccaaacactCACATTCACACGCCGTGTAGTTATCCGGCTTGAGCGTCCATCCATCGGGGCAGATGCATCCCACCGTTGCCCGGTACTCGTCCAACGCAACACATCGGTAATCACACCCACAGCCCTGTATGGCGGGAATGATCAGTACCGCTCCGTGGCCACCGTTGGCTCCGGTAAACTCCATCGACAATTCCGGTACGTTGCGTTTGGATGCCATAAAGGACGATCCGCCTTCACCGTTGGTGGAGTTGATCATCGTATCTCCACCGGAGTATCCACCACCGCCTCCTCCAGTATCACATCCTCCACcgccacctccgaacccaccCTGGCCATGCGTTCCTCGCGGCGTATAGCAGGGTAGTCCACCTCGGCCACCTTCCAGCAACGATGCTCCGTAGTGTGGATCGAGTCCCATATCGGCCTGAGCACGCCAACCGCCTCCTGGGCCTGCTTGTCGAGTGGATTCCCCGTGTGCCGTGCCGGAGACGTCCTTCTTGAACGAGAGATACTTTTTCCCGTGCTGGATATCATCGTCCAGATATCGTCCGACACCGagtccaccacctccaccggcCACTAGCAGTGGGACAGCTGTGTTTGCTGAGTTCAACTAGAAGGAAGAGGAGGACATATAAAACGTTACGGAGATGCAGAAACTACCTCAGATGTGAAATACTTACCAGAAACACATATGTCCCACCGCCACCTCCACCAGCGCCCTCCTCGATGATCGTGTTCTTCACCTGCTGCGTCTTCGAGTGCATCCACGTGTCCATGTTGAGCTGCTTGTTCCTCATCTCACAGGACTCGTCGCGAAAGCCCATCGATTTGATGCACGCGTGCTCTCCACTCTGTCCTACCAGGATGTATATTTCCTCGTCCTTGTGCAGCTCCAGGACACTCAGAACCATCGCACCGCGGGATGAACCAACTCCACCGGATCCAAGCCCACCTCCAGCACCCTTTGCAATAATCCTGCCAATTTAAAGGAGCCTCAATTAGTACTGTAATGCAGTAGACAAGACAGGGTCTTCATCACTTACGTGTAGTAACCCTCGTTGGGTACTTTCCACGCCTGGATTCCCTTGAATGGATGGCTATCGATAACGTGCACCGCACTGAACGCTTCCGTATTGTTGTAGGACGACAGACAGTCGGCCGGTGTTGGACCTTGCTGACCCTTCGCCCCGCAGGTATTGAGTTCCAGGACTGGAAACAGCAAATAGATCTCCATTTTAAACATCTCCTTTTCAACTTCCCACTTCGGCAAACTTACAGGACTTTCCAACGAAATCTTTGTGCGGCTGCTTTGCGCCCCCTATCCGTGGATCCCAATAGTTGTACCCGTGCAGATGTTCCGCCGGTATATTCAAACCGAAACACTCC from Anopheles stephensi strain Indian chromosome 2, UCI_ANSTEP_V1.0, whole genome shotgun sequence includes the following:
- the LOC118503916 gene encoding ALK tyrosine kinase receptor isoform X2 codes for the protein MDIGRTTNNLPHSEFSGRCRLFTDAHPRKMAPTVSESRGKVCSRVRTRVRSPVLGTLLTVVLVAFFAPCPVRGQRPLGNSTFGAAHNSSGVINVHPVLTTSTTSTEPPAHSIYPGAAFDESFEDDSSDLDEHDHDEHDQHQHHHHHNNHQEQGGGHSSGAGGIGTFPQPNEVNAGASRNGGHDGAPIGSRQPGSRLINPYFPTPASTQSGSKTTEPQNGRRPFNPARPGRGRKTSPINELRKLSKISTTNMNGLDSGGEPISYGSTTHRRGQTVHHGSGANAYGQENAGERTAGSDGGGTAEGTDTRGSTVPQQQEGGRGRGAADHGNRGRSDAGRGHGVLMQSPGYYTVGSSYNRQGDDPLRTLRARYNEERYHNSVTDQGSEMDEILGMKCNFESECAWTWDENDQHGFQVVSGVNLTESNRTGLMPGPGADPAHNANGHFLHLRLTQDSQPQILTSPVFGATKENCYLEVFTHQSAMHHGSIRIVIETIGNQESSWVPAEIMGNDLRRWQINTFRIDRISKDFKVLFEVVPNKLGGQARGHVSVDNLRMVNCFPDSISTNNCSYSQVQCTASKVPVCIKTPKICDITVDCDDSEDETLNCDKIPFGGRCDFESGWCGWQNYGNVILSWARHSGPTPTEKTGPDMDHTHENSNVTGYYMFVNMNQHANDSEKKSLVGLASNAIMNSVVFNPPPLVHTNASSPYRNSCVVRFYVHQYGMNPGSINLSSVEIREKENFTTTLWWSSKNLGEDWVRVDIILPNITTKYYLQFEARMGMRIFSDVAIDDFSLSPECFGLNIPAEHLHGYNYWDPRIGGAKQPHKDFVGKSFLELNTCGAKGQQGPTPADCLSSYNNTEAFSAVHVIDSHPFKGIQAWKVPNEGYYTIIAKGAGGGLGSGGVGSSRGAMVLSVLELHKDEEIYILVGQSGEHACIKSMGFRDESCEMRNKQLNMDTWMHSKTQQVKNTIIEEGAGGGGGGTYVFLLNSANTAVPLLVAGGGGGLGVGRYLDDDIQHGKKYLSFKKDVSGTAHGESTRQAGPGGGWRAQADMGLDPHYGASLLEGGRGGLPCYTPRGTHGQGGFGGGGGGCDTGGGGGGYSGGDTMINSTNGEGGSSFMASKRNVPELSMEFTGANGGHGAVLIIPAIQGCGCDYRCVALDEYRATVGCICPDGWTLKPDNYTACELPTETVEMKYLIMFFVVVVLVLCAALASLILILYNRYQRKRQAALRHKMLLEQDLQLSRLRSTADDSALTNFNPNYGCDGILNGNVDVKSLPQVARESLRLVKALGQGAFGEVYQGLYRHRDGDAVEMPVAVKTLPEMSTGQAESDFLMEAAIMAKFNHPNIVHLIGVCFDRHPRFIVLELLAGGDLKNFLREGRNKPERPSPLTMKDLIFCALDVAKGCRYMESKRFIHRDIAARNCLLSSKGPGRVVKIADFGMARDIYRSDYYRKGGKAMLPIKWMPPEAFLDGIFTSKTDVWSFGVLLWEVFSLGLMPYTGLPNRDVMQLVTGGGRLDAPQGCPMAVYRIMADCWNPTPEERPSFSNLLERLTTCTQDPEVMNAPLPSFFRPPSNERDTTIMRPPGNDDFCLQVPNSSDYLIPLPGPRSVAERLLSEATGVTIPDTLMTCTPPKNASPRIVNGHTVVVSNALVGHGAPQQQPLTTVTDGACWETSFIRKHPGQACPAGVPLPPPPVLDPAEAVLPPNGPTMIPPVPDVADKLISLDTPQQTPTAIQPPISFSNPISELGDGPSPGQTNGGSMTNGNGHSHGPAMVESPIETAKLLSSIPPPITLDPAALSMQQNHVVGTSYANIRMMSNANGNGSNHSHGNHNNNNNNHGDHGVIVDKLSGTGGMVMTTIPGYSNGPTGNGGINGGTGGGNGGNHNANGHHGHGHGGSNGGGNGGGDKGSVGGGQDPSRQAAPFTIQTFSERYISPENHSEISC
- the LOC118503916 gene encoding ALK tyrosine kinase receptor isoform X1 — translated: MDIGRTTNNLPHSEFSGRCRLFTDAHPRKMAPTVSESRGKVCSRVRTRVRSPVLGTLLTVVLVAFFAPCPVRGQRPLGNSTFGAAHNSSGVINVHPVLTTSTTSTEPPAHSIYPGAAFDESFEDDSSDLDEHDHDEHDQHQHHHHHNNHQEQGGGHSSGAGGIGTFPQPNEVNAGASRNGGHDGAPIGSRQPGSRLINPYFPTPASTQSGSKTTEPQNGRRPFNPARPGRGRKTSPINELRKLSKISTTNMNGLDSGGEPISYGSTTHRRGQTVHHGSGANAYGQENAGERTAGSDGGGTAEGTDTRGSTVPQQQEGGRGRGAADHGNRGRSDAGRGHGVLMQSPGYYTVGSSYNRQGDDPLRTLRARYNEERYHNSVTDQGSEMDEILGMKCNFESECAWTWDENDQHGFQVVSGVNLTESNRTGLMPGPGADPAHNANGHFLHLRLTQDSQPQILTSPVFGATKENCYLEVFTHQSAMHHGSIRIVIETIGNQESSWVPAEIMGNDLRRWQINTFRIDRISKDFKVLFEVVPNKLGGQARGHVSVDNLRMVNCFPDSISTNNCSYSQVQCTASKVPVCIKTPKICDITVDCDDSEDETLNCDKIPFGGRCDFESGWCGWQNYGNVILSWARHSGPTPTEKTGPDMDHTHENSNVTGYYMFVNMNQHANDSEKKSLVGLASNAIMNSVVFNPPPLVHTNASSPYRNSCVVRFYVHQYGMNPGSINLSSVEIREKENFTTTLWWSSKNLGEDWVRVDIILPNITTKYYLQFEARMGMRIFSDVAIDDFSLSPECFGLNIPAEHLHGYNYWDPRIGGAKQPHKDFVGKSFLELNTCGAKGQQGPTPADCLSSYNNTEAFSAVHVIDSHPFKGIQAWKVPNEGYYTIIAKGAGGGLGSGGVGSSRGAMVLSVLELHKDEEIYILVGQSGEHACIKSMGFRDESCEMRNKQLNMDTWMHSKTQQVKNTIIEEGAGGGGGGTYVFLLNSANTAVPLLVAGGGGGLGVGRYLDDDIQHGKKYLSFKKDVSGTAHGESTRQAGPGGGWRAQADMGLDPHYGASLLEGGRGGLPCYTPRGTHGQGGFGGGGGGCDTGGGGGGYSGGDTMINSTNGEGGSSFMASKRNVPELSMEFTGANGGHGAVLIIPAIQGCGCDYRCVALDEYRATVGCICPDGWTLKPDNYTACESSTFIPVPTETVEMKYLIMFFVVVVLVLCAALASLILILYNRYQRKRQAALRHKMLLEQDLQLSRLRSTADDSALTNFNPNYGCDGILNGNVDVKSLPQVARESLRLVKALGQGAFGEVYQGLYRHRDGDAVEMPVAVKTLPEMSTGQAESDFLMEAAIMAKFNHPNIVHLIGVCFDRHPRFIVLELLAGGDLKNFLREGRNKPERPSPLTMKDLIFCALDVAKGCRYMESKRFIHRDIAARNCLLSSKGPGRVVKIADFGMARDIYRSDYYRKGGKAMLPIKWMPPEAFLDGIFTSKTDVWSFGVLLWEVFSLGLMPYTGLPNRDVMQLVTGGGRLDAPQGCPMAVYRIMADCWNPTPEERPSFSNLLERLTTCTQDPEVMNAPLPSFFRPPSNERDTTIMRPPGNDDFCLQVPNSSDYLIPLPGPRSVAERLLSEATGVTIPDTLMTCTPPKNASPRIVNGHTVVVSNALVGHGAPQQQPLTTVTDGACWETSFIRKHPGQACPAGVPLPPPPVLDPAEAVLPPNGPTMIPPVPDVADKLISLDTPQQTPTAIQPPISFSNPISELGDGPSPGQTNGGSMTNGNGHSHGPAMVESPIETAKLLSSIPPPITLDPAALSMQQNHVVGTSYANIRMMSNANGNGSNHSHGNHNNNNNNHGDHGVIVDKLSGTGGMVMTTIPGYSNGPTGNGGINGGTGGGNGGNHNANGHHGHGHGGSNGGGNGGGDKGSVGGGQDPSRQAAPFTIQTFSERYISPENHSEISC